The Miltoncostaea oceani genome includes a region encoding these proteins:
- a CDS encoding OsmC family protein: MSETTHEVRVHLTRERPPVRKAVLEMTGEEVVFGTPGWQGEHYGFAPGTVPEHPGTLDYLVASVAGCLIGTYGGALKARGIDSTGDRLVADAVGEVVVDPDGVLRLRSIEVRYTLQAPEDKREAAERANTHHAAHCPNARSVAAAIDITTVLDFVPLRETADAGA; this comes from the coding sequence ATGAGCGAGACGACACACGAGGTGCGGGTGCACCTCACCCGTGAGCGGCCCCCCGTGCGGAAGGCCGTCCTGGAGATGACCGGTGAGGAGGTCGTGTTCGGCACCCCCGGCTGGCAGGGCGAGCACTACGGCTTCGCCCCCGGCACGGTCCCCGAGCACCCCGGCACCCTCGACTACCTCGTCGCGTCCGTCGCGGGCTGCCTGATCGGGACGTACGGCGGCGCCCTCAAGGCGCGCGGCATCGACTCCACCGGCGACCGCCTCGTCGCGGACGCCGTCGGCGAGGTCGTCGTCGACCCGGACGGGGTGCTGCGTCTGCGGTCCATCGAGGTGCGGTACACCCTGCAGGCGCCCGAGGACAAGCGGGAGGCGGCGGAGCGGGCGAACACGCACCACGCGGCCCACTGCCCCAACGCGCGCTCGGTCGCCGCGGCCATCGACATCACCACCGTGCTCGACTTCGTGCCGCTGCGCGAGACGGCGGACGCGGGGGCCTGA
- a CDS encoding YciI family protein — MRFMVLVKATPETEAGRMPTEAELAEMGAFNEELVKAGVMVAGEGLHPSAKGARVHFDGSDRTVVDGPFTESKELIAGFWILQTRSLDEAVEWIKRAPFREDHVEIRQVFETEDFGDALTPELREQEERLRAQTEGLG; from the coding sequence ATGCGTTTCATGGTCCTGGTGAAGGCCACCCCCGAGACCGAGGCCGGCCGGATGCCGACCGAGGCGGAGCTGGCCGAGATGGGCGCGTTCAACGAGGAGCTCGTCAAGGCCGGCGTGATGGTCGCGGGCGAGGGCCTGCACCCGAGCGCGAAGGGCGCCCGCGTGCACTTCGACGGCTCCGACCGGACGGTCGTGGACGGTCCGTTCACGGAGTCGAAGGAGCTGATCGCGGGCTTCTGGATCCTCCAGACGCGGTCGCTCGACGAGGCCGTCGAGTGGATCAAGCGGGCCCCGTTCCGTGAGGACCACGTGGAGATCCGCCAGGTCTTCGAGACCGAGGACTTCGGCGACGCGCTCACCCCCGAGCTCCGCGAGCAGGAGGAGCGCCTCCGCGCCCAGACCGAGGGCCTCGGCTAG
- a CDS encoding zinc-binding alcohol dehydrogenase family protein produces MPPATGFVPIVTTGEVVRTSDRTGAGYCPHDPPRGAPDRDDDPREGRVRAMVLHRPGPADGAGPLRAEDRPDPVPGPGELLIAVAACAVCRTDLQIAEGDLGAHLLPVVPGHQAVGTVVGLGPGVTGWREGDRAGAYWLAGACGRCRRCREGRENLCADATFTGWDRDGGFAELMTVRADVAARLPADADPVAVAPLLCGGVIGHRALRLSGAGRGSRLGLYGFGASALCVAQVARHLGCEVHVCTRSPRERERARDLGAAWTGGYDDAPPVPLDAAITFAPSGDVVVAALRAVDRGGTVVVNAIHLDRVPSFPYELLWGERTLRSVANVTRADAAGFLDLATRIPVVTRSEVHPLADANHALARLRAGEVDGAAVLVTGG; encoded by the coding sequence ATGCCCCCCGCCACGGGATTCGTGCCGATCGTCACGACCGGTGAGGTCGTCCGCACATCCGATCGCACCGGCGCGGGATACTGCCCCCACGACCCCCCGCGGGGGGCGCCGGACCGCGACGACGACCCCCGGGAGGGCCGCGTGAGGGCGATGGTGCTGCACCGTCCCGGACCCGCCGACGGGGCCGGCCCGCTGCGCGCCGAGGACCGCCCCGACCCGGTCCCGGGACCGGGTGAGCTGCTGATCGCGGTCGCGGCGTGCGCCGTCTGCCGGACCGACCTCCAGATCGCCGAGGGCGACCTCGGCGCCCACCTCCTGCCGGTCGTGCCGGGGCACCAGGCGGTCGGCACCGTCGTCGGGCTCGGGCCGGGCGTCACGGGGTGGCGGGAGGGCGACCGCGCCGGCGCCTACTGGCTGGCCGGGGCCTGCGGGCGGTGCCGCCGCTGCCGCGAGGGCCGCGAGAACCTGTGCGCCGACGCGACGTTCACCGGGTGGGACCGCGACGGCGGGTTCGCGGAGCTGATGACGGTGCGCGCCGACGTGGCGGCGCGGCTGCCCGCCGACGCCGACCCCGTGGCGGTGGCGCCGCTGCTCTGCGGCGGCGTGATCGGCCACCGGGCGCTGCGCCTGAGCGGCGCCGGTCGCGGCTCGCGTCTCGGGCTCTACGGCTTCGGCGCGTCGGCGCTCTGCGTGGCGCAGGTCGCCCGCCACCTGGGCTGCGAGGTGCACGTCTGCACCCGCTCGCCCCGCGAGCGGGAGCGGGCGCGCGACCTCGGCGCCGCGTGGACCGGCGGCTACGACGACGCGCCCCCGGTCCCGCTCGACGCGGCGATCACCTTCGCCCCCTCCGGCGACGTGGTGGTCGCCGCCCTGCGGGCCGTCGACCGGGGCGGCACCGTCGTCGTCAACGCGATCCACCTCGACCGCGTGCCCTCGTTCCCGTACGAGCTGCTGTGGGGGGAGCGGACCCTGCGGAGCGTCGCGAACGTCACCCGCGCCGACGCGGCGGGGTTCCTGGACCTCGCCACCCGCATCCCCGTCGTCACGCGGTCCGAGGTCCATCCGCTGGCCGACGCCAACCACGCCCTGGCCCGACTGCGCGCCGGCGAGGTCGACGGCGCGGCGGTCCTCGTCACCGGCGGCTGA
- a CDS encoding ABC-F family ATP-binding cassette domain-containing protein: MALPRNLVNLDGVGTGYAGRTVLADVSLGVAAGDRIGVVGRNGDGKSTLLRLIAKRQEPDAGRVTHAGGLGLALIGQGDDLDPARTVRQELVGGRADHEWAGDPAFRVVLDGLLGGVGLTRFSQGLDTPVGVLSGGERRRVALARLLIDGPELLLLDEPTNHLDLEGVDWLARHLAGRRGSLVVVTHDRWFLDAVCTATWEVADGAVHQYEGGYAAYVLARAERERLAAVHEDRRRQLLHKELAWLRRGPPARTSKPRFRIEAANALIADEPEVRDRAELLRFATARLGSRVLDAEDVTVTRGGRRLLDHVTWRLGPGDRVAVVGVNGSGKTTLVRVLEGSVAPDEGTVTRGATVRLAHLSQDTVELDEGLRVIESLEQVRLRTRLGDGREVTAGQMAERFGFRGPRGRTLVRDLSGGERRRLQLMRLLMDEPNVLLLDEPTNDLDIDTLTALEDLLDGWPGTLVVVSHDRWFVERVCDDVHGLMGDGGLRHLPGGVDQYMAIRRAAEEAGAPARPAPGAGAPPPGAAIRAARKEVQRLEREMERLDAREAALHARMAEHATDHARLRELTAEGAAIAADRERAEAAWLAAAELLEA; the protein is encoded by the coding sequence GTGGCCCTCCCCCGCAACCTGGTCAACCTCGACGGCGTCGGCACCGGCTACGCGGGGCGCACGGTGCTCGCCGACGTCTCCCTCGGCGTCGCCGCCGGCGACCGCATCGGCGTCGTCGGCCGCAACGGTGACGGCAAGTCGACGCTGCTGCGCCTCATCGCGAAGCGGCAGGAGCCCGACGCCGGGCGGGTGACGCACGCCGGCGGGCTCGGCCTCGCGCTCATCGGGCAGGGCGACGACCTCGACCCGGCGCGGACGGTCCGCCAGGAGCTCGTCGGCGGACGGGCCGACCACGAGTGGGCGGGCGACCCCGCGTTCCGGGTCGTCCTCGACGGCCTGCTCGGGGGCGTGGGGCTGACGCGCTTCTCCCAGGGCCTCGACACCCCCGTCGGCGTCCTGTCGGGCGGCGAGCGGCGCCGGGTGGCGCTCGCCCGGCTGCTGATCGACGGGCCCGAGCTGCTCCTGCTGGACGAGCCGACCAACCACCTCGACCTGGAGGGCGTCGACTGGCTCGCCCGCCACCTCGCCGGGCGGCGGGGGTCGCTGGTGGTCGTGACCCACGACCGCTGGTTCCTCGACGCCGTCTGCACCGCCACGTGGGAGGTCGCCGACGGCGCCGTCCACCAGTACGAGGGCGGCTACGCCGCGTACGTGCTCGCGCGCGCCGAGCGGGAGCGCCTCGCGGCGGTCCACGAGGACCGGCGCCGCCAGCTCCTGCACAAGGAGCTGGCCTGGCTGCGCCGGGGGCCCCCGGCGCGGACGTCGAAGCCCCGGTTCCGCATCGAGGCCGCCAACGCCCTCATCGCGGACGAGCCGGAGGTGCGCGACCGCGCCGAGCTGCTGCGCTTCGCCACCGCCCGCCTGGGCTCCCGGGTCCTCGACGCCGAGGACGTCACCGTCACCCGCGGCGGGCGCCGACTGCTCGACCACGTCACGTGGCGCCTCGGCCCCGGCGACCGGGTCGCCGTCGTCGGCGTCAACGGGTCCGGCAAGACGACCCTCGTGCGCGTGCTGGAGGGCTCCGTCGCCCCCGACGAGGGCACGGTCACCCGCGGCGCCACGGTGCGGCTCGCCCACCTCTCCCAGGACACCGTCGAGCTCGACGAGGGCCTGCGCGTCATCGAGTCGCTCGAGCAGGTGCGCCTCCGCACCCGCCTCGGCGACGGGCGCGAGGTCACCGCGGGGCAGATGGCCGAGCGCTTCGGCTTCCGCGGGCCGCGCGGGCGCACCCTGGTGCGCGACCTGTCGGGCGGCGAGCGCCGCCGGCTGCAGCTCATGCGCCTGCTGATGGACGAGCCGAACGTGCTGCTGCTCGACGAGCCGACCAACGACCTGGACATCGACACGCTCACGGCGCTGGAGGACCTCCTCGACGGGTGGCCGGGGACGCTCGTCGTCGTCAGCCACGACCGCTGGTTCGTGGAGCGCGTCTGCGACGACGTCCACGGCCTGATGGGCGACGGCGGCCTGCGGCACCTGCCGGGCGGGGTCGACCAGTACATGGCGATCCGCCGGGCGGCGGAGGAGGCCGGGGCACCCGCCCGGCCCGCCCCCGGGGCCGGGGCGCCGCCGCCGGGCGCCGCGATCCGCGCCGCCCGCAAGGAGGTGCAGCGCCTCGAGCGCGAGATGGAGCGCCTCGACGCCCGTGAGGCGGCCCTCCACGCGCGGATGGCCGAGCACGCCACCGACCACGCGCGCCTGCGCGAGCTGACGGCCGAGGGGGCCGCGATCGCCGCCGACCGGGAACGCGCCGAGGCCGCGTGGCTCGCCGCGGCGGAGCTGCTCGAGGCGTGA
- a CDS encoding response regulator — translation MIRVILCDDHAVVRAGLGQLIGAFDGVEVVAQAGGTAEALEALAATGADVVLMDLEMPPPDGIEATRMIHEAHPGVAVVILTSFSDRPRILRALDAGAVGYLLKDAEPDEVERGIRAAARGESPIDPRAARALLTRPPAPAAPPAAELSGREREVLALVAEGLPNKLIARRLGISEKTVKAHLTSVFRAIGVDDRTQAALWAVRNGVAEAPPGGS, via the coding sequence GTGATCCGCGTGATCCTGTGCGACGACCACGCCGTGGTGCGCGCCGGCCTCGGCCAGCTCATCGGCGCGTTCGACGGGGTGGAGGTCGTCGCCCAGGCGGGCGGCACGGCCGAGGCCCTGGAGGCGCTCGCCGCGACGGGCGCGGACGTGGTGCTGATGGACCTCGAGATGCCGCCGCCCGACGGCATCGAGGCGACCCGCATGATCCACGAGGCGCATCCCGGGGTGGCCGTCGTGATCCTCACGTCGTTCTCGGACCGTCCCCGCATCCTGCGCGCCCTCGACGCGGGGGCCGTCGGCTACCTGCTGAAGGACGCCGAGCCGGACGAGGTGGAGCGCGGCATCCGCGCCGCCGCGCGCGGCGAGTCGCCGATCGACCCGCGGGCGGCACGTGCGCTGCTGACCCGCCCGCCCGCGCCGGCCGCCCCGCCGGCGGCGGAGCTGTCGGGACGCGAGCGCGAGGTGCTCGCCCTCGTCGCGGAGGGCCTGCCCAACAAGCTCATCGCCCGCCGCCTCGGCATCAGCGAGAAGACGGTGAAGGCGCACCTCACCAGCGTCTTCCGCGCGATCGGCGTGGACGACCGCACGCAGGCCGCGTTGTGGGCCGTCCGCAACGGCGTCGCGGAGGCCCCGCCCGGGGGGTCCTAG
- a CDS encoding sensor histidine kinase: MSDTTAGGGRGPSVRGAVARFMIAGLVALAALAVGGLLVLRPLGEREAVDDARRLATLAGRGVVEPALTDAALAGDPAALARLDTVVQERVLGDDVVRVKIWTPEGRIAYSDEPRLIGRRYTLGEDERGVLRSGETEAEVSDLGEPENVFERDQGSLLEVYLPIRSPGGELALFETYRRQSAIDASGREIITAFMPVIGGALLLLWLVQVPLAWSMARKLGEGSRERQALLETALASSALERRRVAADLHDGPLQDLAGLAFGLAGAARAAPEGTDPATVAALRDGADAAREGTRRLRAAVVDITPGRLHDEGLEAALADLAAPLRARGVTVGIDVAPGPALSPATEELLYRAAAEGLRNARAHSGAERVDVAVAVADGRARLRVADDGSGFDAATRARRRADGHVGLELLEDLARHLGGHAEVRSSPGEGTVLEVEVPA; encoded by the coding sequence ATGAGCGACACGACGGCCGGCGGGGGGCGGGGCCCCTCGGTGCGGGGCGCCGTCGCCCGCTTCATGATCGCCGGCCTCGTCGCGCTGGCGGCCCTCGCCGTCGGCGGCCTGCTGGTGCTGCGGCCGCTCGGCGAGCGCGAGGCCGTCGACGACGCCCGCCGCCTGGCGACCCTCGCCGGGCGCGGCGTCGTCGAGCCGGCGCTCACCGACGCCGCCCTCGCCGGGGACCCCGCGGCCCTCGCGCGGCTCGACACGGTGGTGCAGGAGCGGGTGCTCGGCGACGACGTCGTCCGCGTCAAGATCTGGACGCCGGAGGGCCGCATCGCCTACTCCGACGAGCCCCGGCTGATCGGCCGCCGGTACACGCTCGGCGAGGACGAGCGGGGGGTGCTGCGCAGCGGCGAGACGGAGGCGGAGGTCAGCGACCTCGGCGAGCCGGAGAACGTCTTCGAGCGCGACCAGGGGTCCCTGCTCGAGGTGTACCTGCCGATCCGCAGCCCCGGCGGCGAGCTCGCCCTGTTCGAGACCTACCGCCGCCAGAGCGCCATCGACGCGAGCGGCCGGGAGATCATCACGGCGTTCATGCCGGTGATCGGCGGCGCCCTCCTGCTGCTGTGGCTCGTCCAGGTCCCCCTCGCGTGGTCGATGGCGCGCAAGCTCGGCGAGGGGAGCCGCGAGCGCCAGGCGCTGCTCGAGACGGCCCTCGCGTCGTCGGCCCTGGAGCGGCGTCGCGTCGCGGCCGACCTCCACGACGGGCCTCTGCAGGACCTCGCCGGGCTGGCCTTCGGCCTGGCCGGCGCCGCGCGGGCGGCGCCGGAGGGCACCGACCCCGCGACGGTCGCCGCCCTCCGCGACGGCGCCGACGCCGCGCGCGAGGGCACCCGCCGCCTGCGCGCCGCCGTCGTCGACATCACCCCGGGGCGGCTCCACGACGAGGGGCTCGAGGCGGCGCTCGCGGACCTCGCCGCCCCCCTGCGGGCCCGGGGGGTCACGGTGGGGATCGACGTCGCGCCGGGGCCGGCGCTCTCCCCGGCGACCGAGGAGCTGCTCTACCGCGCCGCCGCGGAGGGGCTGCGCAACGCGCGCGCCCACTCCGGCGCGGAGCGCGTCGACGTGGCGGTCGCGGTCGCCGACGGACGGGCCCGCCTGCGGGTCGCGGACGACGGCTCCGGGTTCGACGCCGCCACCCGCGCCCGCCGCCGCGCCGACGGCCACGTCGGCCTGGAGCTGCTGGAGGACCTGGCGCGGCACCTCGGCGGCCACGCCGAGGTGCGATCCTCGCCGGGGGAGGGGACCGTGCTCGAGGTGGAGGTGCCGGCGTGA
- a CDS encoding RNA polymerase sigma factor: MSSATRAIEAVWRIESARVIAAVARMTGDVGVAEDVAQDALVAALERWPRSGVPDNPGAWLTAVAKNRAIDLARRDRTLRRGREEIGRWMDEAEEPDLAAAMDDVIGDDLLGLMFTCCHPVLSTDARVALTLRLLGGLTTSEIARAYLVPEATVAQRIVRAKRTLAAAEVPFEVPGGTELGVRLGSVLAVVYLIFNEGYSATAGDDWIRPALCDEALRLGRILTGLAPQEPEAHGLVSLMEIQASRLRARVDRRGEPVLLLDQDRGRWDGLLIRRGLDALARAEALGGAGGPYALQAAIAACHARAPTGADTDWARIASLYERLAALTPSPVVELNRAVAVGMADGPAAGLEIVDALIAAGSLASYHLLPAVRADLLARLGRRDAARAELERAASLTANTREQRLLRDRADAL, encoded by the coding sequence GTGTCCTCGGCGACACGCGCGATCGAGGCCGTCTGGAGGATCGAGTCGGCCCGGGTCATCGCCGCCGTCGCCCGCATGACGGGCGACGTCGGCGTGGCCGAGGACGTCGCGCAGGACGCGCTCGTCGCCGCGCTGGAGCGGTGGCCGCGGTCCGGCGTCCCGGACAACCCCGGCGCCTGGCTGACCGCCGTCGCGAAGAACCGGGCGATCGACCTGGCGCGCCGCGACCGCACCCTCCGGCGCGGCCGCGAGGAGATCGGCCGGTGGATGGACGAGGCCGAGGAGCCCGACCTCGCGGCGGCGATGGACGACGTGATCGGCGACGACCTGCTCGGCCTCATGTTCACGTGCTGCCACCCGGTGCTGTCGACCGACGCGCGGGTGGCGCTGACGCTGCGCCTGCTCGGCGGCCTGACGACGTCGGAGATCGCCCGCGCGTACCTCGTGCCCGAGGCGACGGTCGCCCAGCGCATCGTGCGCGCCAAGCGCACGCTCGCCGCGGCGGAGGTGCCGTTCGAGGTGCCGGGCGGGACCGAGCTCGGGGTGCGGCTCGGCTCCGTCCTCGCGGTGGTCTACCTGATCTTCAACGAGGGCTACTCGGCCACCGCCGGCGACGACTGGATCCGGCCCGCCCTCTGCGACGAGGCGCTCCGCCTCGGGCGGATCCTGACGGGGCTCGCGCCGCAGGAGCCCGAGGCCCACGGCCTGGTGTCGCTCATGGAGATCCAGGCGTCGCGGCTGCGGGCGCGGGTCGACCGTCGCGGCGAGCCGGTGCTGCTGCTGGACCAGGACCGCGGACGCTGGGACGGCCTGCTGATCCGCCGCGGCCTCGACGCCCTCGCCCGCGCCGAGGCCCTCGGCGGGGCGGGCGGCCCGTACGCGCTGCAGGCGGCGATCGCGGCCTGCCACGCCCGCGCGCCGACGGGCGCGGACACCGACTGGGCGCGCATCGCGTCGCTCTACGAGCGGCTCGCCGCGCTCACCCCCTCCCCGGTCGTGGAGCTGAACCGGGCGGTGGCGGTCGGCATGGCCGACGGACCGGCCGCCGGCCTGGAGATCGTCGACGCCCTCATCGCGGCGGGCTCGCTCGCCTCCTACCACCTGCTCCCCGCGGTGCGGGCCGACCTGCTCGCCCGCCTCGGCCGGCGCGACGCGGCCCGCGCCGAGCTGGAGCGGGCGGCGTCCCTCACCGCGAACACCCGCGAGCAGCGGCTGCTGCGCGACCGCGCCGACGCCCTCTGA
- a CDS encoding DUF4396 domain-containing protein: MQHAHAHPGHRDPAGLNRLAVVATAHCLTGCAIGEILGLAIGTALGWGNVPTIALAVGLAFLFGYSFTAVPLLRSGLALGTVLPLALAADTFSIAVMEIVDNAMMLAIPGAMDAGLGDARFWLSLAVALAVAFAAAVPVNRWLIARGRGHAVVHAHHG, translated from the coding sequence ATGCAGCACGCGCACGCGCACCCGGGCCACCGTGACCCGGCCGGACTGAACCGGCTGGCCGTCGTCGCCACCGCCCACTGCCTCACCGGCTGCGCGATCGGCGAGATCCTCGGGCTCGCGATCGGCACCGCCCTCGGCTGGGGGAACGTGCCGACCATCGCCCTGGCGGTCGGCCTCGCCTTCCTGTTCGGCTACTCGTTCACCGCGGTCCCGCTGCTGCGCTCCGGCCTGGCCCTCGGCACCGTCCTGCCGCTGGCGCTGGCCGCCGACACGTTCTCGATCGCCGTGATGGAGATCGTGGACAACGCCATGATGCTCGCCATCCCCGGCGCGATGGACGCCGGCCTGGGGGACGCCCGCTTCTGGCTGAGCCTCGCCGTCGCGCTCGCCGTGGCGTTCGCGGCGGCCGTCCCCGTGAACCGCTGGCTCATCGCCCGCGGTCGCGGCCACGCCGTGGTGCACGCGCACCACGGGTGA
- a CDS encoding RecQ family ATP-dependent DNA helicase — MPALTEDRARTADDVITRIAGAGAHLRDDQRAAVAALCEADARVLVVQATGWGKSAVYWAATAIRRSEGAGPTLVVSPLLSLMRDQVAAAERAGLRAATLNSSNISDWEPVERALLDGDLDVLLVSPERLANPGFGRRVLDALVGRLGLLVIDEAHAISDWGHDFRPDYRRVADMVRRLHPGTPILATTATANARVTDDVAAQLGASALVLRGPLARSSLQLAVLGGLSPLERFAWVVEHLPSLPGSGIVYTLTVADADRLAAAIADHHGDAVPVGAYTGALDAAERERLEDALRRNELKALVATSALGMGYDKPDLGFCVHVGSPPSPVAYYQQVGRAGRAIGHAPVVLLHSGADAGIWDYFATATIPDPGQVQRLMAALPRDRANAVTVPALEAGTGLRRTRVELMLKQLAVDEVVERLEKGWIATGEPYVFPRAHYDAVIATRRREAEIMRAYTRGERCLMQLLQEALDDPTAQPCGRCSVCLDRLPDGLSATASDDVVRAVAAALRRESHVVEPRRMWPGGVYGSRGRIPPAAQAAPGRALVFADAPEWREVVAAAFAEDAPAPPEMIDGCVALLTRWSREWLARPGVVIGLAAAGRPRMVRSVVEAIAGAGRLPHAEMGVSALPGPDLASADEAVHWRDALTLPPDGDAPLVRRVVLLVVDATSTLWPVTLAAAMLREAGAEAVMPLVLHKRP, encoded by the coding sequence ATGCCCGCACTCACCGAGGACCGCGCCCGGACCGCCGACGACGTCATCACCCGCATCGCCGGCGCCGGCGCGCACCTGCGCGACGACCAGCGGGCCGCGGTCGCGGCGCTCTGCGAGGCCGACGCCCGGGTGCTGGTCGTGCAGGCGACCGGCTGGGGGAAGTCGGCGGTCTACTGGGCCGCGACCGCCATCCGCCGGTCCGAGGGCGCCGGCCCGACGCTGGTGGTGTCGCCCCTCCTGTCGCTGATGCGCGACCAGGTCGCGGCGGCGGAGCGGGCCGGGCTGCGGGCCGCCACCCTGAACTCGTCGAACATCTCCGACTGGGAGCCGGTCGAGCGCGCCCTGCTCGACGGGGACCTCGACGTCCTGCTGGTGTCGCCCGAGCGCCTCGCCAACCCCGGCTTCGGGCGACGGGTGCTCGACGCCCTCGTCGGCCGCCTCGGGCTGCTCGTGATCGACGAGGCGCACGCGATCTCCGACTGGGGCCACGACTTCCGCCCCGACTACCGGCGCGTCGCCGACATGGTGCGGCGCCTGCACCCGGGCACGCCGATCCTGGCGACGACCGCGACGGCCAACGCCCGGGTCACCGACGACGTCGCGGCCCAGCTCGGCGCGTCCGCCCTCGTGCTGCGCGGCCCGCTCGCGCGGTCGAGCCTGCAGCTCGCGGTGCTCGGCGGGCTGTCGCCGCTCGAGCGGTTCGCGTGGGTGGTGGAGCACCTGCCGTCGCTACCGGGCTCGGGCATCGTCTACACCCTCACCGTCGCCGACGCGGACCGCCTGGCGGCGGCGATCGCCGACCACCACGGGGACGCCGTGCCCGTCGGCGCGTACACCGGCGCCCTCGACGCAGCCGAGCGGGAGCGCCTCGAGGACGCGCTGCGGCGCAACGAGCTGAAGGCCCTCGTCGCGACGTCGGCCCTCGGCATGGGGTACGACAAGCCCGACCTCGGCTTCTGCGTGCACGTCGGGTCGCCGCCGTCCCCCGTCGCCTACTACCAGCAGGTCGGCCGTGCCGGCCGGGCCATCGGCCACGCCCCCGTGGTGCTGCTGCACTCCGGCGCGGACGCCGGCATCTGGGACTACTTCGCGACGGCGACCATCCCCGACCCCGGTCAGGTGCAGCGCCTCATGGCGGCGCTGCCCCGCGACCGCGCCAACGCCGTCACCGTCCCCGCGCTCGAGGCGGGGACGGGGCTCCGGCGCACCCGGGTCGAGCTGATGCTGAAGCAGCTCGCCGTCGACGAGGTCGTGGAGCGCCTCGAGAAGGGCTGGATCGCCACGGGCGAGCCCTACGTGTTCCCCCGCGCCCACTACGACGCCGTGATCGCCACCCGGCGGCGGGAGGCGGAGATCATGCGCGCCTACACCCGGGGCGAGCGGTGCCTCATGCAGCTGCTGCAGGAGGCCCTCGACGACCCGACCGCGCAGCCGTGCGGGCGGTGCTCCGTGTGCCTCGACCGCCTGCCCGACGGGCTGTCGGCGACCGCATCGGACGACGTGGTGCGCGCCGTGGCAGCCGCCCTCCGCCGCGAGTCGCACGTCGTCGAGCCCCGGCGGATGTGGCCCGGGGGCGTCTACGGCTCGCGGGGCCGGATCCCGCCGGCGGCGCAGGCCGCGCCCGGCCGCGCCCTGGTGTTCGCCGACGCGCCGGAGTGGCGGGAGGTCGTCGCCGCCGCGTTCGCCGAGGACGCCCCGGCGCCCCCGGAGATGATCGACGGCTGCGTCGCGCTGCTGACCCGCTGGAGCCGGGAGTGGCTCGCGCGCCCCGGGGTCGTGATCGGCCTGGCGGCGGCGGGCCGCCCCCGGATGGTGCGGAGCGTCGTCGAGGCGATCGCCGGGGCGGGGCGCCTGCCCCACGCCGAGATGGGCGTCTCGGCCCTGCCCGGTCCCGACCTGGCGTCCGCCGACGAGGCCGTGCACTGGCGCGACGCGCTGACCCTGCCCCCCGACGGCGACGCCCCCCTCGTGCGGCGCGTCGTGCTGCTGGTGGTCGACGCCACCTCGACGCTCTGGCCGGTGACGCTCGCCGCCGCGATGCTGCGCGAGGCGGGCGCCGAGGCCGTGATGCCGCTGGTCCTGCACAAGCGCCCCTGA